The proteins below come from a single Zea mays cultivar B73 chromosome 8, Zm-B73-REFERENCE-NAM-5.0, whole genome shotgun sequence genomic window:
- the LOC103635012 gene encoding uncharacterized protein isoform X1, translated as MKQLDSYLCQQWVRSHSRVSVAAHAVAIRVVGGGCLLKGRGRACCAGRGRPQTVKQTSQVASVVVRDTAFGSMGAVEPPAWMSAAARRWLENAGATAEDTPGRAFNALPLSGVRVSLAERGRALCSLRVPPHLTVRASPSLLPPSPALAETKGRVTGSWLGSPAPGQDAEGNWHAGAIAAAADDVCAAAIMSVEGIIKVSVHYDISYFTPAKLHDEVEMDGRVVEHKGRMTAVVVEIRKKKSGELVAIGRQWMTASRPKGAAAHSKI; from the exons ATGAAACAGCTAGACAGCTATCTGTGCCAGCAATGGGTTCGAAGTCATAGCAGAGTCAGTGTAGCCGCCCACGCGgtggcaatccgagtggtcggtgGCGGATGCCTTTTAAAAGGAAGGGGGCGTGCGTGTTGCGCCGGGCGAGGCAGACCGCAGACGGTCAAACAAACAAGTCAGGTAGCCAGCGTGGTCGTTCGCGACACAGCATTCGGCAGCATGGGCGCGGTTGAGCCGCCGGCGTGGATGTCCGCCGCGGCGCGCAGGTGGCTGGAGAACGCCGGCGCCACGGCGGAGGACACCCCGGGCCGGGCCTTCAACGCGCTGCCGCTCTCCGGCGTGCGCGTGTCCCTCGCGGAGCGCGGCCGCGCGCTCTGCTCGCTCCGCGTGCCGCCCCACCTCACGGTGCGTGCCTCTCCGTCCCTCCTTCCTCCCAGCCCAGCTCTCGCGGAGACCAAAGGTCGTGTGACGGGTTCTTGGCTTGGCTCCCCTGCCCCTGGTCAGGACGCGGAGGGGAACTGGCACGCGGGCGCCATCGCGGCGGCGGCGGACGACGTGTGCGCCGCGGCCATCATGTCCGTGGAGGGCATCATCAAGGTCTCCGTCCACTACGACATCTCCTACTTCACACCGGCCAAGCTCCAT GATGAAGTGGAGATGGATGGGCGGGTGGTGGAGCACAAAGGGAGGATgacggcggtggtggtggagatCCGGAAGAAGAAATCCGGCGAGCTGGTGGCTATCGGGAGGCAGTGGATGACGGCCTCCAGGCCCAAAGGCGCTGCTGCTCACAGCAAGATCTGA
- the LOC103635012 gene encoding acyl-coenzyme A thioesterase 13 isoform X2, with translation MKQLDSYLCQQWVRSHSRVSVAAHAVAIRVVGGGCLLKGRGRACCAGRGRPQTVKQTSQVASVVVRDTAFGSMGAVEPPAWMSAAARRWLENAGATAEDTPGRAFNALPLSGVRVSLAERGRALCSLRVPPHLTDAEGNWHAGAIAAAADDVCAAAIMSVEGIIKVSVHYDISYFTPAKLHDEVEMDGRVVEHKGRMTAVVVEIRKKKSGELVAIGRQWMTASRPKGAAAHSKI, from the exons ATGAAACAGCTAGACAGCTATCTGTGCCAGCAATGGGTTCGAAGTCATAGCAGAGTCAGTGTAGCCGCCCACGCGgtggcaatccgagtggtcggtgGCGGATGCCTTTTAAAAGGAAGGGGGCGTGCGTGTTGCGCCGGGCGAGGCAGACCGCAGACGGTCAAACAAACAAGTCAGGTAGCCAGCGTGGTCGTTCGCGACACAGCATTCGGCAGCATGGGCGCGGTTGAGCCGCCGGCGTGGATGTCCGCCGCGGCGCGCAGGTGGCTGGAGAACGCCGGCGCCACGGCGGAGGACACCCCGGGCCGGGCCTTCAACGCGCTGCCGCTCTCCGGCGTGCGCGTGTCCCTCGCGGAGCGCGGCCGCGCGCTCTGCTCGCTCCGCGTGCCGCCCCACCTCACG GACGCGGAGGGGAACTGGCACGCGGGCGCCATCGCGGCGGCGGCGGACGACGTGTGCGCCGCGGCCATCATGTCCGTGGAGGGCATCATCAAGGTCTCCGTCCACTACGACATCTCCTACTTCACACCGGCCAAGCTCCAT GATGAAGTGGAGATGGATGGGCGGGTGGTGGAGCACAAAGGGAGGATgacggcggtggtggtggagatCCGGAAGAAGAAATCCGGCGAGCTGGTGGCTATCGGGAGGCAGTGGATGACGGCCTCCAGGCCCAAAGGCGCTGCTGCTCACAGCAAGATCTGA